One segment of Passer domesticus isolate bPasDom1 chromosome 28, bPasDom1.hap1, whole genome shotgun sequence DNA contains the following:
- the NCAPH gene encoding condensin complex subunit 2 isoform X2, with amino-acid sequence MAARSPRAAAAAAVPAAFLSPTPRAPGSTGTPVLAECPGNDDERERRQRRRSRVVDSSLQGLGSPSLRNESWQQPLPQWTNAQIAEHYSTCIKLSTENKITTKNAFGLHLIDYMTDILKQKNSEVTNFQVAAGTLDASAKIYAMRVDSVHADTFRVLGHLGKEAAPARDPGSPQEDSSPAPEAARKAQPKKKQSFKTIEQNLSNLNVPEGSRRAEVDPMFQRAVASFDECSSAGIFLTGLRSQGFQSRLLFPSEVVPLSSSESLALPSSHPLTVPDLKALLAPCLEKRRICSSLAGFQFTKWDEESHDESVSALLEKFRMSEQAFDPNVDPDSEEGEGWAPSPPASPAGDGTQEFQPNGDSLGHSQRSTGAPLGEGDIGTLSLHVSLNPGEYSYFSPRVLSMWAGPEHWRFRPRQPPPGLEKDSRQRIPRKVFELDFQEDINFQAHFQKTKASTTLAKSILESQNRRSTTLPEDFNYDPQNLRQLFLKPLIKLSPSPDPVGALDSEAGIGDYDYNNPNDTSNFCPALQVPDSDDDPDPAEFPGQAGPFPLPAHPEAPEVPGINGNGPACGELELIAEPHKIHKIPIQYARTAKRMDMRRLKRNMWELLTEQGEGEEAEEGTDAKVAGEKMLSDLIKDLQPRLPPTMATNLSVPLAFLCLLHLANEKNLKLESTEDLSDVWVRAGD; translated from the exons ATggccgcccgcagcccccgcgctgccgccgccgccgccgtgcCCGCCGCCTTCCTCTCCCCGACCCCGCGGGCTCCCGGCAGCACCGGCACCCCGGTGCTCGCTGAGTGCCCCGGCAACGACGATGAGCGCGAGAGGCGCCAGCGCCGCCGCTCCAGGGTTGTGGACTCGTCGCTGCAGGGCCTCGGCTCCCCATCACTTAG GAatgagagctggcagcagccgcTGCCCCAATGGACCAACGCGCAGATCGCGGAGCACTACAGCACCTGCATCAAGCTCTCCACCGAGAAC AAAATCACCACCAAGAACGCCTTTGGGCTGCACCTGATCGATTACATGACGGACATCCTGAAGCAGAAGAACTCGGAGGTCACCAACTTCCAG GTGGCAGCTGGCACTCTGGATGCCAGCGCCAAGATCTACGCCATGCGCGTGGATTCCGTGCACGCCGACACCTTCAGGGTCCTGGGCCACCTGGGCAAGGAGGCAGCCCCTGCCCGCGACCCCGGCAGCCCCCAGGAAG ACTCCAGCCCGGCCCCCGAGGCTGCCAGGAAGGCTCAGCCAAAGAAGAAGCAAAGCTTCAAAACCATCGAGCAGAACCTGAGCAACCTCAACGTGCCCGAGGGCAGCCGCAGGGCCGAG GTGGATCCCATGTTCCAGAGGGCAGTGGCCTCCTTTGACGAGTGCAGCTCTGCCGGCATTTTCCTGACGGGGCTGCGCTCCCAGGGCTTCCAGAGCCGGCTCCTCTTCCCCTCTGAAGTTGTCCCTCTGTCCTCCTCGGagagcctggccctgcccagctcccaccccCTCACCGTGCCGGATCTGAAAG ccctgctggccccgtGCCTGGAGAAGCGCCGGATCTGCTCCTCCCTGGCCGGATTCCAGTTCACCAAGTGGGACGAGGAGTCCCACGACGAG TCGGTGTCGGCGCTCCTGGAGAAGTTCCGGATGAGCGAGCAGGCCTTCGATCCCAACGTGGATCCCGACAGCGAGGAGGGCGagggctgggccccctccccGCCCGCGTCCCCAGCTGGGGATGGGACCCAGGAATTCCAGCCCAACGGAGACTCCCTGGGCCACAGCCAGAG GAGCACTGGAGCTCCCCTGGGCGAGGGGGACATTGGCACGCTGAGCCTGCACGTGTCCCTGAATCCCGGGGAATATTCCTACTTCAGCCCCCGCGTGCTCTCCATGTGGGCCGGCCCCGAGCACTGGCGCTTCCGGCCCCGCCAGCCCC ccccaggcctGGAGAAGGATTCCCGGCAGAGGATTCCCAGGAAGGTTTTCGAGCTGGATTTCCAGGAGGACATCAACTTCCAGGCCCATTTCCAGAAGACCAAG GCATCCACAACTTTGGCCAAATCCATCCTGGAAAGCCAGAACAGAAGGAGCACCACACTCCCTGAAGACTTCAACTACGACCCCCAGAACCTGCGGCAGCTCTTCCTCAAACCCCTGATCAAG ctcagcccgAGCCCGGATCCAGTGGGAGCCTTGGACAGCGAGGCTGGAATTGGGGATTACGACTACAACAACCCCAACGACACCTCCAacttctgccctgccctgcag GTCCCTGACAGCGATGACGATCCCGATCCCGCAGAATTCCCAGGCCAGGCGGGGCCGTTCCCGCTCCCGGCTCATCCCGAGGCTCCGGAGGTCCCCGGGATCAACGGGAATGGCCCGGCCTgtggggagctggagctgatcGCCGAGCCCCACAAg ATCCACAAGATCCCCATCCAGTACGCCAGGACGGCCAAGAGGATGGACATGAGGAGACTGAAGAGGAACATGTGGGAGCTGCTGACGGAGCAAGGAGAG GGGGAGGAGGCCGAGGAAGGGACGGATGCGAAGGTGGCCGGAGAGAAAATGCTGAGTGACCTCATCAAGGATCTGCAGCCCAG GCTCCCTCCTACCATGGCCACCAACCTGTCGGTGCCCTTGGCCTTCCTGTGCCTCCTGCACCTGGCCAACGAGAAG AACCTGAAGCTGGAGAGCACCGAGGACCTGTCAGATGTCTGGGTGAGAGCAGGGGACTGA
- the ARID5A gene encoding AT-rich interactive domain-containing protein 5A, whose translation METNQEPRGDPRDPPSPADAPGAGDGAERDEAAGQGGDKDKEEEDKQKEKEEEEAFLVSLYKFMKERHTPIERIPHLGFKQINLWKIYKAVEKLGAYELVTGRRLWKNVYDELGGSPGSTSAATCTRRHYERLVLPYVRHLKGEEDKPLPPSKPRRQYKVSKDDRSKRARKEKGREQAAPERARTEEAAERGRGTDGRCSPAAPAPSPAGSCPSPCRSHSETYKRLFSSFYSSGNHPIMSPLAKKKLLAQVSEAESLHCHKRRCPESRRPPSHSGPAPPGPAEQRSPEPCGAPDRAPSVASEAGPAHSASPAGRDGPGCPQDGSAAPAVFTGYFHAYRSEGPQPGGCAPLWGYFSNLKDFLEPPCAFPARPEEPEQPAELRSRRAAAVQGCWVPPGATFGPAGHQEEEEDDDDEDEEDEEPFRPSAQTRAASPSAKEGRDRRSRSPGGHRVLAKPKAVVAAPAFTAPLPPDAFTGASLRFPGGLGSPLEHLRPPGVPLAPALSGSPLVIPAFPSPLVVAPGAGRLPGSLGSSPRLFPAAPWHGQRSCGSPHAPAFPHHGRP comes from the exons ATGGAGACGAACCAGGAGCCGCGAGGAGACCCCCGcgacccccccagccccgcc GACGCGCCGGGGGCCGGGGATGGCGCCGAGAGGGACGAGGCGGCGGGACAAGGtggggacaaggacaaggaggaggaggacaagcagaaggagaaggaggaggaggaggctttCCTCGTCAGCCTCTACAAGTTCATGAAGGAGCGGCACACGCCCATCGAGAGGATCCCGCACCTCGGCTTCAAGCAGA TTAACCTCTGGAAGATCTACAAAGCCGTGGAAAAGCTGGGAGCCTACGAGCTG GTGACAGGCCGCCGGCTCTGGAAGAACGTCTACGACGAGCTCGGGGGCAGCCCCGGCAGCACCAGCGCGGCCACCTGCACCCGGCGCCACTACGAGAG GCTCGTCCTTCCCTACGTGCGGCACCTCAAGGGCGAGGAGGACAAACCGCTGCCCCCCAGCAAGCCCCGCCGGCAGTACAAGGTCTCCAAGGACGACAGGAGCAAGCGGGCCCGGAAGGAGAAGGGCCGCGAGCAG GCGGCTCCGGAGCGGGCGCGGACGGAGGaggcggcggagcggggccggggcacgGACGGACGCTGCAGCCCGGCCGCGCCGGCGCCCAGCCCCGcggggagctgtcccagcccctgcaggagcCACAGCGAGACCTACAAGCGCCTCTTCTCCAGCTTCTACTCCAGCGGGAACCACCCCATCATGTCCCCGCTGGCCAAGAAGAAGCTGCTGGCGCAGGTGAGCGAGGCCGagtccctgcactgccacaaGCGCCGCTGCCCCGAGAGCCGCCGGCCACCGAGCCACagcggccccgcgccgcccgggCCGGCGGAGCAGAGGAGCCCGGAGCCGTGCGGAGCTCCGGACAGAGCTCCGAGCGTGGCGAGCGAGGCGGGCCCGGCTCACAGTGCATCCCCGGCGGGCAGAGACGGCCCGGGCTGCCCGCAGGACGGGAGCGCGGCCCCCGCCGTCTTCACCGGCTACTTCCACGCGTACCGCAGCGAGGGCCCGCAGCCCGGCGGCTGTGCCCCGCTCTGGGGGTACTTCTCCAACCTGAAGGATTTTTTGGAGCCGCCCTGCGCCTTCCCGGCGCGGCCCGAGGAGCCCGAGCAGCCCGCGGAGCTGCGGAGCCGCCGGGCCGCCGCCGTCCAGGGCTGCTGGGTGCCCCCCGGGGCCACCTTCGGCCCCGCCGGCcaccaggaggaggaggaagatgatgatgatgaggatgaggaggacgaggagcCCTTCCGCCCCAGTGCCCAGACACGCGCCGCGTCCCCCTCGGCCaaggagggcagggacaggcgGAGCCGCTCGCCCGGGGGCCACCGAGTGCTGGCCAAACCCAAGGCCGTGGTGGCCGCCCCGGCTTTCACCGCGCCGCTGCCGCCGGACGCTTTCACGGGAGCCTCGCTGCGCTTCCCGGGCGGCCTCGGGAGCCCCCTGGAGCACCTGCGACCCCCGGGCGTGCCGCTGGCCCCGGCGCTCTCCGGGAGCCCGCTGGTGATCCCggccttccccagccccttggtgGTGGCCCCGGGCGCCGGCCGCTTGCCCGGCTCCTTGGGCAGCTCGCCGCGGCTGTTCCCGGCGGCTCCGTGGCACGGGCAGCGCTCCTGCGGCTCCCCGCACGCCCCGGCCTTCCCGCACCACGGCCGGCCCTAG
- the NCAPH gene encoding condensin complex subunit 2 isoform X3 gives MAARSPRAAAAAAVPAAFLSPTPRAPGSTGTPVLAECPGNDDERERRQRRRSRVVDSSLQGLGSPSLRNESWQQPLPQWTNAQIAEHYSTCIKLSTENKITTKNAFGLHLIDYMTDILKQKNSEVTNFQVAAGTLDASAKIYAMRVDSVHADTFRVLGHLGKEAAPARDPGSPQEDSSPAPEAARKAQPKKKQSFKTIEQNLSNLNVPEGSRRAEVDPMFQRAVASFDECSSAGIFLTGLRSQGFQSRLLFPSEVVPLSSSESLALPSSHPLTVPDLKALLAPCLEKRRICSSLAGFQFTKWDEESHDESVSALLEKFRMSEQAFDPNVDPDSEEGEGWAPSPPASPAGDGTQEFQPNGDSLGHSQRSTGAPLGEGDIGTLSLHVSLNPGEYSYFSPRVLSMWAGPEHWRFRPRQPPAPGLEKDSRQRIPRKVFELDFQEDINFQAHFQKTKASTTLAKSILESQNRRSTTLPEDFNYDPQNLRQLFLKPLIKLSPSPDPVGALDSEAGIGDYDYNNPNDTSNFCPALQIHKIPIQYARTAKRMDMRRLKRNMWELLTEQGEGEEAEEGTDAKVAGEKMLSDLIKDLQPRLPPTMATNLSVPLAFLCLLHLANEKNLKLESTEDLSDVWVRAGD, from the exons ATggccgcccgcagcccccgcgctgccgccgccgccgccgtgcCCGCCGCCTTCCTCTCCCCGACCCCGCGGGCTCCCGGCAGCACCGGCACCCCGGTGCTCGCTGAGTGCCCCGGCAACGACGATGAGCGCGAGAGGCGCCAGCGCCGCCGCTCCAGGGTTGTGGACTCGTCGCTGCAGGGCCTCGGCTCCCCATCACTTAG GAatgagagctggcagcagccgcTGCCCCAATGGACCAACGCGCAGATCGCGGAGCACTACAGCACCTGCATCAAGCTCTCCACCGAGAAC AAAATCACCACCAAGAACGCCTTTGGGCTGCACCTGATCGATTACATGACGGACATCCTGAAGCAGAAGAACTCGGAGGTCACCAACTTCCAG GTGGCAGCTGGCACTCTGGATGCCAGCGCCAAGATCTACGCCATGCGCGTGGATTCCGTGCACGCCGACACCTTCAGGGTCCTGGGCCACCTGGGCAAGGAGGCAGCCCCTGCCCGCGACCCCGGCAGCCCCCAGGAAG ACTCCAGCCCGGCCCCCGAGGCTGCCAGGAAGGCTCAGCCAAAGAAGAAGCAAAGCTTCAAAACCATCGAGCAGAACCTGAGCAACCTCAACGTGCCCGAGGGCAGCCGCAGGGCCGAG GTGGATCCCATGTTCCAGAGGGCAGTGGCCTCCTTTGACGAGTGCAGCTCTGCCGGCATTTTCCTGACGGGGCTGCGCTCCCAGGGCTTCCAGAGCCGGCTCCTCTTCCCCTCTGAAGTTGTCCCTCTGTCCTCCTCGGagagcctggccctgcccagctcccaccccCTCACCGTGCCGGATCTGAAAG ccctgctggccccgtGCCTGGAGAAGCGCCGGATCTGCTCCTCCCTGGCCGGATTCCAGTTCACCAAGTGGGACGAGGAGTCCCACGACGAG TCGGTGTCGGCGCTCCTGGAGAAGTTCCGGATGAGCGAGCAGGCCTTCGATCCCAACGTGGATCCCGACAGCGAGGAGGGCGagggctgggccccctccccGCCCGCGTCCCCAGCTGGGGATGGGACCCAGGAATTCCAGCCCAACGGAGACTCCCTGGGCCACAGCCAGAG GAGCACTGGAGCTCCCCTGGGCGAGGGGGACATTGGCACGCTGAGCCTGCACGTGTCCCTGAATCCCGGGGAATATTCCTACTTCAGCCCCCGCGTGCTCTCCATGTGGGCCGGCCCCGAGCACTGGCGCTTCCGGCCCCGCCAGCCCC cagccccaggcctGGAGAAGGATTCCCGGCAGAGGATTCCCAGGAAGGTTTTCGAGCTGGATTTCCAGGAGGACATCAACTTCCAGGCCCATTTCCAGAAGACCAAG GCATCCACAACTTTGGCCAAATCCATCCTGGAAAGCCAGAACAGAAGGAGCACCACACTCCCTGAAGACTTCAACTACGACCCCCAGAACCTGCGGCAGCTCTTCCTCAAACCCCTGATCAAG ctcagcccgAGCCCGGATCCAGTGGGAGCCTTGGACAGCGAGGCTGGAATTGGGGATTACGACTACAACAACCCCAACGACACCTCCAacttctgccctgccctgcag ATCCACAAGATCCCCATCCAGTACGCCAGGACGGCCAAGAGGATGGACATGAGGAGACTGAAGAGGAACATGTGGGAGCTGCTGACGGAGCAAGGAGAG GGGGAGGAGGCCGAGGAAGGGACGGATGCGAAGGTGGCCGGAGAGAAAATGCTGAGTGACCTCATCAAGGATCTGCAGCCCAG GCTCCCTCCTACCATGGCCACCAACCTGTCGGTGCCCTTGGCCTTCCTGTGCCTCCTGCACCTGGCCAACGAGAAG AACCTGAAGCTGGAGAGCACCGAGGACCTGTCAGATGTCTGGGTGAGAGCAGGGGACTGA
- the NCAPH gene encoding condensin complex subunit 2 isoform X1 — MAARSPRAAAAAAVPAAFLSPTPRAPGSTGTPVLAECPGNDDERERRQRRRSRVVDSSLQGLGSPSLRNESWQQPLPQWTNAQIAEHYSTCIKLSTENKITTKNAFGLHLIDYMTDILKQKNSEVTNFQVAAGTLDASAKIYAMRVDSVHADTFRVLGHLGKEAAPARDPGSPQEDSSPAPEAARKAQPKKKQSFKTIEQNLSNLNVPEGSRRAEVDPMFQRAVASFDECSSAGIFLTGLRSQGFQSRLLFPSEVVPLSSSESLALPSSHPLTVPDLKALLAPCLEKRRICSSLAGFQFTKWDEESHDESVSALLEKFRMSEQAFDPNVDPDSEEGEGWAPSPPASPAGDGTQEFQPNGDSLGHSQRSTGAPLGEGDIGTLSLHVSLNPGEYSYFSPRVLSMWAGPEHWRFRPRQPPAPGLEKDSRQRIPRKVFELDFQEDINFQAHFQKTKASTTLAKSILESQNRRSTTLPEDFNYDPQNLRQLFLKPLIKLSPSPDPVGALDSEAGIGDYDYNNPNDTSNFCPALQVPDSDDDPDPAEFPGQAGPFPLPAHPEAPEVPGINGNGPACGELELIAEPHKIHKIPIQYARTAKRMDMRRLKRNMWELLTEQGEGEEAEEGTDAKVAGEKMLSDLIKDLQPRLPPTMATNLSVPLAFLCLLHLANEKNLKLESTEDLSDVWVRAGD, encoded by the exons ATggccgcccgcagcccccgcgctgccgccgccgccgccgtgcCCGCCGCCTTCCTCTCCCCGACCCCGCGGGCTCCCGGCAGCACCGGCACCCCGGTGCTCGCTGAGTGCCCCGGCAACGACGATGAGCGCGAGAGGCGCCAGCGCCGCCGCTCCAGGGTTGTGGACTCGTCGCTGCAGGGCCTCGGCTCCCCATCACTTAG GAatgagagctggcagcagccgcTGCCCCAATGGACCAACGCGCAGATCGCGGAGCACTACAGCACCTGCATCAAGCTCTCCACCGAGAAC AAAATCACCACCAAGAACGCCTTTGGGCTGCACCTGATCGATTACATGACGGACATCCTGAAGCAGAAGAACTCGGAGGTCACCAACTTCCAG GTGGCAGCTGGCACTCTGGATGCCAGCGCCAAGATCTACGCCATGCGCGTGGATTCCGTGCACGCCGACACCTTCAGGGTCCTGGGCCACCTGGGCAAGGAGGCAGCCCCTGCCCGCGACCCCGGCAGCCCCCAGGAAG ACTCCAGCCCGGCCCCCGAGGCTGCCAGGAAGGCTCAGCCAAAGAAGAAGCAAAGCTTCAAAACCATCGAGCAGAACCTGAGCAACCTCAACGTGCCCGAGGGCAGCCGCAGGGCCGAG GTGGATCCCATGTTCCAGAGGGCAGTGGCCTCCTTTGACGAGTGCAGCTCTGCCGGCATTTTCCTGACGGGGCTGCGCTCCCAGGGCTTCCAGAGCCGGCTCCTCTTCCCCTCTGAAGTTGTCCCTCTGTCCTCCTCGGagagcctggccctgcccagctcccaccccCTCACCGTGCCGGATCTGAAAG ccctgctggccccgtGCCTGGAGAAGCGCCGGATCTGCTCCTCCCTGGCCGGATTCCAGTTCACCAAGTGGGACGAGGAGTCCCACGACGAG TCGGTGTCGGCGCTCCTGGAGAAGTTCCGGATGAGCGAGCAGGCCTTCGATCCCAACGTGGATCCCGACAGCGAGGAGGGCGagggctgggccccctccccGCCCGCGTCCCCAGCTGGGGATGGGACCCAGGAATTCCAGCCCAACGGAGACTCCCTGGGCCACAGCCAGAG GAGCACTGGAGCTCCCCTGGGCGAGGGGGACATTGGCACGCTGAGCCTGCACGTGTCCCTGAATCCCGGGGAATATTCCTACTTCAGCCCCCGCGTGCTCTCCATGTGGGCCGGCCCCGAGCACTGGCGCTTCCGGCCCCGCCAGCCCC cagccccaggcctGGAGAAGGATTCCCGGCAGAGGATTCCCAGGAAGGTTTTCGAGCTGGATTTCCAGGAGGACATCAACTTCCAGGCCCATTTCCAGAAGACCAAG GCATCCACAACTTTGGCCAAATCCATCCTGGAAAGCCAGAACAGAAGGAGCACCACACTCCCTGAAGACTTCAACTACGACCCCCAGAACCTGCGGCAGCTCTTCCTCAAACCCCTGATCAAG ctcagcccgAGCCCGGATCCAGTGGGAGCCTTGGACAGCGAGGCTGGAATTGGGGATTACGACTACAACAACCCCAACGACACCTCCAacttctgccctgccctgcag GTCCCTGACAGCGATGACGATCCCGATCCCGCAGAATTCCCAGGCCAGGCGGGGCCGTTCCCGCTCCCGGCTCATCCCGAGGCTCCGGAGGTCCCCGGGATCAACGGGAATGGCCCGGCCTgtggggagctggagctgatcGCCGAGCCCCACAAg ATCCACAAGATCCCCATCCAGTACGCCAGGACGGCCAAGAGGATGGACATGAGGAGACTGAAGAGGAACATGTGGGAGCTGCTGACGGAGCAAGGAGAG GGGGAGGAGGCCGAGGAAGGGACGGATGCGAAGGTGGCCGGAGAGAAAATGCTGAGTGACCTCATCAAGGATCTGCAGCCCAG GCTCCCTCCTACCATGGCCACCAACCTGTCGGTGCCCTTGGCCTTCCTGTGCCTCCTGCACCTGGCCAACGAGAAG AACCTGAAGCTGGAGAGCACCGAGGACCTGTCAGATGTCTGGGTGAGAGCAGGGGACTGA